The following proteins are encoded in a genomic region of Musa acuminata AAA Group cultivar baxijiao chromosome BXJ2-11, Cavendish_Baxijiao_AAA, whole genome shotgun sequence:
- the LOC103971541 gene encoding small ribosomal subunit protein eS27y: MVLPNDIDLLNPPAELEKKRHKLKRLVQSPNSFFMDVKCQGCFNITTVFSHSQTVVVCGNCQTVLCQPTGGRARLTEGCSFRRKGD, encoded by the exons ATG GTGCTTCCGAACGACATCGATCTGTTGAACCCGCCGGCTGAGCTCGAGAAAAAGAGGCACAAGCTTAAGCGTCTCGTGCAGTCGCCCAATTCCTTCTTCATG GATGTGAAGTGCCAAGGCTGCTTCAACAT CACTACGGTGTTCAGCCACTCGCAGACCGTGGTGGTCTGCGGAAACTGCCAGACGGTTCTCTGTCAGCCGACCGGAGGCCGTGCGAGGCTCACCGAGGGATGCTCGTTCAGGCGCAAGGGAGATTGA